In one Pseudarthrobacter oxydans genomic region, the following are encoded:
- a CDS encoding cation:dicarboxylate symporter family transporter, which yields MNFTADAAPSLQPPTGAPRQPLYKSLFFQILVAVVGGVLIGHFWPDTGAALRPLGDGFIQLIKMIIAPLIFLVIVTGIAAVSDVKAVGRVGVKALAYFTAATLFALVFGLVVGNLVQPGAGLNIDPASLSQDALNAKTATAPPKDAGAFILGIIPTSVVGAFAGNSLLQVLCFAVFFGAAIVVVGRERCLPVITLMETVLELFFKIMGWVMRVAPVGAFGAMAFIIGQYGLGSLGTYALLIAACYGAAIVFIGLLFVVAWAYPRVPLWQFMKYTREEFLLALGTASTESVMPRIMTKLTNAGCSRATTGLVVPTGYSFNLDGAALYLSISLLFLAQAFGYNLDLGQQLAALGVLMLTSKGMAGVPGSAFLALSATAGALGIFPVAGVALLLGADRLMDSMRVVVNLLGNCVATFVVAKWEGQFDRAAMLRAFAGGITTAEAATEPASSKVPGGPAVAPEAEPSRPAETLPVETSPARAR from the coding sequence ATGAACTTCACCGCCGACGCAGCACCCTCCCTGCAACCGCCAACCGGGGCGCCCAGGCAGCCGCTCTACAAGTCCCTCTTCTTCCAGATCCTGGTTGCCGTCGTCGGCGGCGTCCTGATCGGCCACTTCTGGCCTGACACCGGCGCGGCGCTTCGCCCCCTGGGTGACGGCTTCATCCAGTTGATCAAGATGATCATCGCGCCGCTGATCTTCCTGGTGATCGTCACCGGCATCGCGGCAGTCAGCGACGTCAAGGCCGTAGGCCGCGTCGGGGTGAAGGCGCTGGCCTATTTCACGGCAGCCACGCTGTTCGCCCTGGTCTTCGGCCTCGTTGTGGGGAACCTTGTCCAGCCCGGCGCGGGACTGAACATCGATCCGGCGTCGCTCTCCCAGGACGCCCTCAACGCGAAAACCGCCACCGCCCCGCCCAAGGACGCCGGCGCCTTCATCCTGGGAATCATTCCCACGAGCGTGGTGGGCGCCTTTGCCGGCAACAGCCTGCTGCAGGTCCTGTGCTTCGCGGTGTTCTTCGGTGCGGCGATCGTCGTCGTCGGCCGTGAACGCTGCCTGCCGGTCATCACCCTGATGGAAACGGTGCTGGAACTGTTCTTCAAGATCATGGGCTGGGTGATGCGGGTGGCTCCCGTGGGAGCCTTCGGCGCCATGGCCTTCATCATCGGACAATACGGCCTGGGCTCGCTGGGCACCTATGCGCTGCTGATCGCAGCCTGCTATGGCGCGGCAATCGTGTTCATCGGGCTGCTGTTCGTGGTGGCATGGGCGTATCCGCGGGTGCCGCTGTGGCAGTTCATGAAGTACACCCGGGAGGAATTCCTCCTGGCGCTGGGCACCGCGTCCACCGAGTCCGTGATGCCACGCATCATGACCAAGCTGACCAACGCCGGCTGTTCCCGCGCCACCACCGGCCTGGTGGTCCCCACCGGCTACTCCTTCAACCTGGACGGCGCCGCGCTTTACCTTTCCATCTCGCTGCTGTTCCTGGCGCAGGCCTTTGGCTACAACCTGGACCTGGGCCAGCAACTTGCCGCCCTTGGGGTCCTCATGCTTACGTCCAAAGGAATGGCCGGCGTACCCGGTTCGGCGTTCCTGGCGCTCTCCGCCACCGCGGGTGCGCTGGGGATCTTCCCGGTGGCCGGCGTCGCGCTGCTCCTTGGCGCGGACCGGTTGATGGACTCCATGCGCGTAGTGGTGAACCTGCTGGGGAACTGCGTTGCCACTTTTGTGGTGGCAAAGTGGGAGGGCCAGTTCGACCGTGCCGCCATGCTTCGCGCCTTTGCCGGTGGCATTACGACGGCGGAGGCAGCGACGGAGCCAGCCAGCAGCAAAGTGCCGGGTGGCCCCGCAGTGGCGCCCGAAGCAGAACCGTCCCGGCCGGCGGAAACCCTGCCCGTGGAGACGTCCCCTGCGAGGGCGCGGTAG
- a CDS encoding copper homeostasis protein CutC: MARSLSRAGLPLLELAVEDAAGVRLAASVGAARVELCAALAETDGITPSIGTVTQACLVGLPVHVLVRPRPGGFVYTAEELDVLERDVAAVLDAGAAGVVVGVLAADGGPDVPAFQRLAGVARRRHPAAEMTFHRAFDTALAAGLDPADALARLERAGANRVLTSGGSPDCATGLPMLAHLVQLGRDHAPSVQIMAGGGVRLEHMSGLVHSGVHAIHTSARGVDPSTGSRARAADPSLAAGMAAALRKAA, encoded by the coding sequence AGACGCCGCGGGGGTGCGGCTCGCAGCGTCTGTGGGCGCCGCGCGGGTTGAGCTCTGCGCCGCACTCGCGGAAACGGACGGCATCACGCCAAGCATCGGCACCGTGACGCAGGCGTGCCTGGTGGGCCTTCCGGTCCATGTGCTCGTCCGGCCGCGGCCCGGCGGCTTCGTGTACACGGCTGAGGAGCTTGACGTACTTGAGCGCGATGTGGCGGCGGTGCTGGACGCCGGTGCCGCGGGCGTCGTCGTAGGAGTGTTGGCGGCCGACGGCGGCCCGGACGTTCCGGCATTTCAGCGCCTTGCCGGGGTGGCCCGCCGCCGCCACCCCGCTGCAGAGATGACCTTCCACCGGGCATTCGATACTGCCCTCGCTGCGGGCCTGGACCCTGCTGATGCATTGGCCCGTCTGGAACGGGCCGGCGCCAACCGGGTCCTCACCAGCGGCGGAAGCCCTGACTGCGCCACCGGGCTGCCCATGCTGGCGCATTTGGTTCAGCTGGGACGGGACCATGCCCCGTCGGTACAGATCATGGCCGGGGGCGGAGTACGGCTGGAACACATGTCCGGGCTGGTCCACAGCGGTGTCCACGCAATCCACACCTCGGCGCGCGGGGTAGACCCCTCCACAGGGTCCAGGGCCCGTGCCGCGGATCCCTCACTTGCTGCCGGGATGGCAGCTGCTCTTCGAAAGGCTGCATGA
- a CDS encoding DUF222 domain-containing protein — protein sequence MESNPVAEAEAAVDASVAAFAAVLNGSGTAVSGTPGSGLAGGADDDPLQRVADAALDVLGGVARSEAKLAAVKAVAAAALAGATKAMNPPPGSPHEATAQDRSLVAEVGCALAIGDRAAGALLAEAHALTASLPRTLAALQGGTISWAHARTMVDQTVGLGPAAAAALEAHFLDPDAPGAVRGCPVGEMPAYRFRAKARGWRERHHPESLAKRHAKSLADRRVEYWPDNDAMAWVAAYLPADQASAVWNRLTAISRGLQGPDEARTLTQLRADNLAEALLGGGNISRVTANSEATSAGHGETGSSCGAEVAGPGPSSSIRPQVLVTVPVFSLMGLTDEPAVLDGYGPIPASMARDLVADGADSFYRVLVDPRDGAPLEIGRSSYRVTKAMRNWLRLRDGKCPFPGCSNPSLDNEADHLLAWHNGGTTGISNLGQPCPKHHKLRHTSGWTPTPATTTAPPGWTSPGWTSPTGRHYTTEHQDWEPPHWPDVPARPKPKEQHTGQTPGLLPYPSMFTTHGCPAGDLPYVEPPPEEPVGDNLLDPDDLPADDPLWEDFYALPAVWARDPLRAGDPALTT from the coding sequence ATGGAAAGCAACCCGGTGGCGGAGGCGGAGGCGGCAGTAGACGCATCTGTGGCTGCTTTTGCGGCGGTGCTTAATGGCAGCGGTACCGCTGTTTCCGGCACGCCTGGTTCCGGTCTTGCTGGCGGTGCTGATGACGATCCGTTGCAGCGGGTTGCTGATGCGGCGTTGGATGTCCTGGGTGGGGTGGCGCGGTCGGAAGCGAAGTTGGCGGCGGTGAAGGCAGTGGCCGCGGCGGCCCTTGCCGGGGCGACGAAGGCGATGAATCCTCCGCCCGGGTCCCCTCATGAGGCCACGGCGCAGGACCGGAGCCTGGTGGCGGAGGTCGGGTGTGCGCTGGCCATCGGTGACCGGGCCGCCGGTGCTTTGCTGGCTGAAGCCCATGCCTTGACCGCGTCGCTGCCCCGGACCCTGGCCGCCCTGCAGGGCGGGACGATTTCCTGGGCGCATGCCCGGACCATGGTGGACCAGACCGTCGGCCTTGGCCCGGCCGCGGCGGCGGCCCTGGAGGCCCATTTCCTGGACCCGGACGCCCCGGGGGCGGTCCGCGGGTGCCCTGTGGGGGAGATGCCGGCGTACCGGTTCAGGGCCAAGGCGCGGGGGTGGCGGGAGCGGCACCATCCGGAGAGCCTGGCGAAGCGGCACGCCAAGTCCCTGGCGGATAGACGCGTGGAGTACTGGCCGGATAACGACGCGATGGCCTGGGTGGCCGCCTACCTGCCCGCGGACCAGGCATCCGCGGTCTGGAACCGGCTGACCGCCATTTCCCGGGGACTGCAGGGCCCGGACGAGGCCCGCACCCTGACCCAGCTCAGGGCCGACAATCTCGCCGAGGCGCTCCTGGGCGGCGGGAACATCTCCCGGGTTACCGCAAACAGCGAGGCAACCAGTGCCGGGCACGGTGAGACGGGAAGTTCCTGCGGCGCGGAGGTGGCAGGTCCCGGCCCGTCGTCGTCGATTCGGCCGCAGGTGCTGGTCACCGTGCCCGTGTTTTCCCTGATGGGCTTGACGGACGAGCCGGCGGTGCTGGACGGGTACGGACCCATCCCCGCCTCGATGGCCCGGGACCTCGTCGCCGACGGGGCGGATTCGTTCTACCGGGTGCTGGTGGACCCGCGGGACGGCGCGCCCCTGGAAATCGGCCGCAGCAGCTACCGGGTGACCAAAGCCATGCGGAACTGGCTCAGGCTACGCGACGGAAAATGCCCCTTCCCCGGCTGCAGCAACCCCTCCCTCGACAACGAAGCCGACCACCTCCTCGCCTGGCACAACGGCGGCACCACAGGGATCTCGAACCTCGGACAGCCCTGCCCGAAACACCACAAACTCCGCCACACCAGCGGCTGGACACCCACCCCCGCCACCACAACCGCACCACCCGGCTGGACCTCACCCGGCTGGACCTCACCCACCGGCCGCCACTACACAACCGAACACCAGGACTGGGAACCACCCCACTGGCCGGACGTGCCGGCGCGGCCAAAACCGAAGGAGCAGCACACCGGGCAAACGCCTGGCCTGCTGCCGTATCCATCCATGTTCACTACTCATGGCTGCCCTGCCGGAGACCTCCCTTACGTGGAACCTCCTCCCGAGGAACCTGTGGGTGACAACCTGCTGGACCCGGACGATCTGCCGGCGGACGACCCCTTGTGGGAGGACTTCTATGCCCTGCCGGCCGTTTGGGCCCGCGACCCTTTAAGGGCCGGCGACCCGGCGCTGACCACCTAG
- a CDS encoding putative quinol monooxygenase, with protein MTFANVGTLETKPGQRDAVVSILVRPMAGLKEAGCLLYEVGINDAAPDTVFVCELWESPEAHRASLELDSVQAAITEAMPLLSGEMGGHQFTVLGSPLR; from the coding sequence ATGACCTTTGCGAATGTGGGAACCCTCGAGACCAAACCCGGCCAGCGTGACGCCGTCGTTTCCATCCTGGTCCGGCCCATGGCCGGGCTGAAGGAGGCAGGCTGCCTGCTGTATGAAGTCGGCATCAACGATGCCGCGCCGGACACGGTGTTCGTATGTGAACTGTGGGAATCGCCGGAGGCCCACCGGGCTTCGCTGGAACTGGACAGCGTGCAGGCTGCCATAACCGAGGCCATGCCCCTGCTGTCCGGCGAAATGGGCGGCCACCAGTTCACGGTGCTTGGTTCTCCACTCCGTTAG
- a CDS encoding Lrp/AsnC family transcriptional regulator: protein MELSEDDLALIQVLQSSPRLGWADASKVLGVHATTLAARWERLASSGAAWVTAHLVGDPQQMLLAFVAVDCEMHLRDSVTAQLAAVPEIVTVEEAASNRDLMLTVITKSLDEFSSRVVSRLKTVEGLTKYQTALCTRLHTSADEWRLNVLDRTQLATLRTLGASAGAGTRRPDPQGELPASHLDLLPYLARDGRATAADIARGLGRHPATVQRQLNRVLASGILLFRCEIAQAYSSYPVTCQWFANVPAGRHEAAAAEIRTISNVRLSASTTGPTNFVIIMWLQSLADVMNAELALQQKVPDIELVESVVMLRTVKRVGWMLKEDTTSSGAVVVEAGGLPAAD from the coding sequence GTGGAACTCAGCGAAGACGATCTGGCGCTCATCCAGGTACTGCAGTCCTCCCCGCGGCTCGGCTGGGCGGATGCGTCAAAGGTGCTGGGCGTCCACGCCACCACGCTTGCTGCCCGGTGGGAGCGGCTGGCATCAAGCGGGGCGGCATGGGTCACCGCCCACCTGGTGGGGGATCCGCAGCAGATGCTCCTGGCGTTCGTTGCGGTGGACTGCGAGATGCATCTGCGTGACAGTGTCACGGCGCAATTGGCGGCCGTGCCGGAGATCGTCACCGTCGAGGAGGCGGCCAGCAACCGGGACCTGATGCTGACCGTCATCACGAAATCGTTGGACGAGTTCAGCAGCCGGGTTGTTTCCCGGCTGAAGACCGTTGAGGGGCTCACCAAGTACCAGACGGCGCTTTGTACACGGCTTCACACCAGCGCGGACGAGTGGCGCCTGAACGTCCTGGACCGGACCCAGCTGGCTACCCTGAGGACGCTGGGTGCTTCGGCCGGTGCGGGGACGCGGCGGCCGGACCCGCAGGGTGAACTGCCGGCGAGCCACCTGGACCTGTTGCCGTACCTCGCGCGGGACGGACGCGCCACGGCGGCTGACATCGCGCGGGGGCTGGGGCGCCACCCGGCCACAGTGCAGCGGCAGCTGAACCGCGTGCTGGCCAGCGGCATCCTGCTGTTCCGGTGCGAAATTGCGCAGGCCTACTCTTCCTACCCGGTGACCTGCCAGTGGTTCGCGAACGTTCCGGCCGGCCGCCATGAGGCTGCCGCCGCCGAAATCCGTACCATCAGCAACGTCCGGCTCAGCGCCTCCACCACAGGCCCCACCAATTTCGTGATCATCATGTGGCTGCAGTCGCTGGCGGACGTGATGAACGCCGAACTGGCACTGCAGCAGAAGGTCCCGGACATCGAACTGGTGGAGAGCGTGGTGATGCTGCGGACCGTCAAACGGGTCGGCTGGATGCTGAAGGAGGATACGACGTCGAGCGGCGCGGTGGTGGTGGAGGCCGGAGGACTGCCGGCTGCGGACTGA
- a CDS encoding amidase, with translation MNPVESSTSQPMDRTIDRRSFVNRFAVLAAATSLGAAALPAVAHAAPSATVPAGINPDAYGDVRPEALADITELTIAEAASLIRQGRLSAELLVEAYLDRIGAFDAGYQAFNLVAADDALASARALAGAAHKGPLHGIPLAIKDNYYTRAYPTTANSYIFKDFVPPFDATAVSRLANAGGIVLGKTQMGPLATTRATTPDGRITTVNAWTPGNPQTNPGGSSSGSATAVAARMAASSVGTQTGGSITAPSNAQNLTGLKPTMGRVSLYGIIPLSYTRDHPGPLARDAKDAAIMLSTMAGEDPNDPRTLGLPPVPDLIQAATPVKRGNKVAMRWGTRVGVIPDFTAGSSETAAARRAFLDKLAGIEGIQVVDVRLPEDWDTLTSTAFNNVRLPERSEPFLPVLRKDLRSFGVSVTGWLQGSMLGANEYVLGQRAKVLLLERVLEDLFEQCDVVLQTSPNPFDAIGLPELALPIGFDSAGVPIGTILGGQPFAEDRLLAVAAAYQAVTDWHLRRPANPAGDSPEPISVDPSKSRKPFSKSARGKVAAAPVPPGRGRLEAHEVAELSQ, from the coding sequence ATGAACCCGGTGGAAAGCTCGACCAGCCAGCCCATGGACCGCACCATCGACCGCCGGTCATTCGTCAACAGGTTTGCCGTGCTGGCTGCGGCCACCTCGTTGGGCGCGGCGGCGCTTCCCGCCGTTGCCCATGCGGCGCCCTCGGCAACAGTGCCGGCGGGCATCAACCCGGACGCCTACGGCGACGTCCGGCCCGAGGCCCTCGCCGACATCACCGAACTGACCATCGCGGAAGCAGCAAGCCTCATCCGGCAGGGCCGGCTCAGTGCGGAACTCCTGGTGGAGGCCTACCTCGACCGGATCGGCGCCTTTGATGCGGGCTACCAGGCTTTCAACCTCGTGGCCGCCGACGACGCCCTTGCCAGCGCCCGCGCCCTGGCCGGCGCGGCGCACAAGGGTCCCCTGCACGGCATTCCCCTGGCCATCAAGGACAACTACTACACCCGCGCTTATCCCACGACGGCGAACTCCTACATCTTCAAGGACTTTGTTCCCCCTTTTGACGCAACGGCGGTCTCCAGGCTGGCGAATGCCGGCGGCATCGTCCTTGGCAAGACCCAGATGGGGCCGCTCGCCACCACCAGGGCCACCACGCCGGACGGCCGCATCACCACCGTCAATGCGTGGACGCCGGGGAATCCGCAGACGAATCCCGGCGGGTCCTCGTCCGGCTCAGCCACGGCTGTGGCCGCACGGATGGCGGCGTCCAGCGTCGGAACCCAAACCGGCGGTTCCATCACCGCGCCCTCCAACGCCCAGAACCTCACCGGGCTCAAACCCACCATGGGCCGGGTCTCGCTGTACGGCATCATCCCCCTGAGCTATACCCGCGACCACCCTGGCCCCCTCGCCAGGGATGCCAAGGACGCGGCAATCATGTTGAGCACCATGGCCGGCGAAGATCCCAACGATCCGCGGACACTGGGGCTTCCACCGGTTCCGGACCTGATCCAGGCCGCCACCCCGGTGAAGCGCGGCAACAAGGTGGCCATGCGCTGGGGGACCCGCGTGGGCGTCATCCCGGACTTCACCGCAGGCTCATCGGAAACAGCGGCCGCGCGCCGGGCCTTCCTGGACAAGCTCGCCGGCATTGAAGGCATCCAGGTGGTCGACGTGCGGTTGCCGGAGGACTGGGACACCCTCACCAGCACTGCCTTCAACAACGTCCGGCTGCCGGAACGCAGCGAGCCCTTCCTGCCGGTGCTGCGCAAGGACCTGCGCAGCTTCGGGGTGTCGGTAACCGGCTGGCTGCAGGGCTCCATGCTCGGCGCGAACGAGTATGTGCTGGGCCAGCGTGCCAAGGTCCTGCTGCTGGAACGCGTGCTGGAGGACCTGTTCGAGCAGTGCGACGTGGTGCTGCAGACCAGCCCCAACCCGTTCGATGCCATCGGCCTGCCGGAACTCGCCCTGCCCATCGGCTTCGACTCCGCGGGCGTTCCCATCGGCACCATCCTCGGCGGCCAGCCCTTCGCCGAGGACCGGCTCCTTGCCGTGGCTGCGGCGTACCAGGCCGTGACGGACTGGCACCTGCGGCGCCCGGCGAACCCTGCCGGGGACTCCCCCGAGCCGATCTCCGTTGATCCGTCCAAGTCCCGGAAGCCCTTCAGCAAGAGCGCCCGCGGCAAGGTTGCGGCCGCGCCCGTTCCACCGGGCCGGGGCCGCCTCGAGGCGCACGAGGTGGCCGAGCTGTCCCAGTAG
- a CDS encoding Rieske 2Fe-2S domain-containing protein gives MKPLPALELVTRLEDAEWLDPVAKKVRKVVKRVIRPKWARDVLHGVPIGHPVHPLAVQVPLGAWISAAVLDAFPGNDRAAAVLIGMGTGTAVPSAVAGFTDWSQLHPQQQRVGLVHAAANITATGLYLASLVARARGGRGSGKVLAYLGLAVVGAGGFLGGHLTYRQAAGVNHSEEIPHRFPSGWQPLAPLAELPDGKLHKVVVAEIPLLVYREAEDVRVLSDVCSHLSGPLHEGKLKGGRLQAGAVQAAGASGGGDGSGDPCVVCPWHGSTFSLRTGEVQAGPATARQPLFETRVSDGLVEVCLPGAE, from the coding sequence ATGAAACCGCTGCCTGCATTGGAACTTGTTACCCGCCTGGAGGATGCCGAGTGGCTGGATCCTGTGGCCAAGAAGGTCCGAAAGGTGGTGAAGCGGGTTATCCGCCCGAAGTGGGCACGCGACGTCCTCCATGGCGTTCCCATAGGGCACCCCGTGCATCCGCTGGCGGTCCAGGTGCCGCTCGGGGCCTGGATATCGGCCGCTGTACTGGATGCTTTCCCCGGTAATGATCGGGCTGCCGCAGTCCTGATCGGAATGGGAACCGGCACCGCTGTGCCCTCCGCCGTCGCAGGTTTTACCGATTGGAGCCAACTGCACCCCCAGCAGCAGCGGGTGGGGCTGGTTCACGCTGCCGCCAACATCACCGCAACGGGCCTATACCTTGCCTCCTTGGTTGCACGTGCCCGGGGCGGCCGGGGAAGCGGTAAGGTGCTCGCTTACCTGGGCCTTGCCGTGGTGGGTGCGGGCGGTTTCCTGGGTGGCCACCTGACCTACCGGCAGGCGGCCGGCGTTAACCACAGCGAGGAGATCCCGCACCGCTTCCCGAGCGGCTGGCAGCCCCTGGCACCGCTGGCGGAACTGCCGGACGGCAAGCTCCACAAGGTTGTTGTTGCCGAAATCCCGTTGCTTGTCTACCGGGAGGCAGAAGATGTGCGCGTTCTGTCCGATGTCTGCAGCCACCTCTCCGGGCCGCTTCACGAAGGCAAGCTGAAGGGCGGCAGGCTTCAGGCCGGGGCGGTTCAGGCTGCCGGGGCTTCTGGCGGTGGTGATGGCAGCGGCGACCCGTGCGTCGTCTGCCCCTGGCATGGAAGCACCTTCTCGCTCCGTACGGGGGAAGTCCAGGCTGGCCCCGCAACGGCACGGCAGCCACTGTTCGAGACCCGTGTGAGCGACGGCCTCGTGGAAGTGTGCCTGCCGGGGGCTGAGTAG
- a CDS encoding amidohydrolase family protein, whose protein sequence is MGSELILRGRLVSATMDVADGLVAVDGGRVTYAGPASQFPGQGGPGEPQPRRILLPGLVDLHCHGAHGSDFSEGSAAGGRSAARYLHSRGTTTLLASLVTAAPADLLRNVKVLRALAEEGLVAGTHLEGPFLSAGQCGAHDPGLLLEPDAALMARLLEAAGASLVSMTLAAELPGASTLVDLLTARGIIPSLGHTAADSQTASAFLERAAEGLAVPANTTGRIRPTVTHLFNAMPSLHHRSPGPVSASLGAAHAGNAVVELIADGVHLAPETVKMVFELVGAQNIALVTDSMAATGLHDGQYKLGTLAVTVDGGVARTDGNGAIAGGTATMLDVLRSAVAAGVTLQEATTAATAVPASVLGFSAQAGDLREGMPADVVIVDRDLRLEGVLRRGEWVTPPG, encoded by the coding sequence ATGGGCAGTGAACTGATACTTCGCGGCCGCCTCGTCTCCGCAACCATGGACGTCGCGGACGGCTTGGTAGCGGTCGACGGCGGACGGGTCACCTATGCCGGGCCGGCGTCGCAATTTCCCGGGCAAGGCGGGCCGGGCGAACCACAGCCCCGCCGCATCCTGCTGCCCGGGCTGGTGGACCTGCACTGCCACGGGGCCCACGGCTCGGACTTCTCCGAAGGTTCGGCGGCGGGTGGCCGTTCAGCGGCCCGCTACCTGCACAGCCGCGGAACCACCACGCTGCTGGCCAGCCTGGTCACCGCTGCCCCCGCTGATCTGCTCCGGAACGTGAAGGTGCTGCGGGCCTTGGCCGAAGAGGGGCTGGTTGCGGGCACGCACCTGGAAGGTCCCTTCCTCTCGGCCGGGCAGTGCGGCGCGCACGATCCTGGGCTGCTGTTGGAACCCGATGCAGCGTTGATGGCCCGGCTGTTGGAGGCGGCGGGCGCTTCCCTGGTTTCCATGACGCTGGCGGCCGAACTGCCGGGCGCCTCCACGCTGGTCGACCTGCTGACGGCGCGTGGAATCATCCCCTCCCTCGGCCACACCGCCGCGGACAGCCAGACGGCCTCCGCATTCCTGGAACGGGCGGCTGAAGGGCTCGCGGTGCCTGCCAATACCACCGGCCGGATCCGGCCCACCGTCACGCACCTCTTCAATGCAATGCCCAGCCTGCACCACCGCTCCCCCGGTCCGGTGTCCGCCAGCCTGGGTGCGGCCCATGCCGGCAACGCCGTCGTGGAACTGATTGCCGACGGCGTCCACCTGGCCCCGGAGACGGTCAAAATGGTGTTCGAACTGGTGGGCGCGCAAAACATCGCGCTGGTCACGGACTCCATGGCGGCAACGGGCCTGCACGATGGCCAGTACAAGCTCGGCACCCTTGCGGTGACGGTTGACGGAGGCGTGGCCCGGACGGATGGCAATGGCGCGATCGCCGGTGGTACGGCAACGATGCTCGACGTTCTGCGGTCCGCCGTGGCGGCTGGCGTCACCCTGCAGGAAGCAACGACTGCGGCCACCGCGGTTCCTGCGTCCGTCCTGGGATTCTCAGCACAGGCAGGCGACCTCCGCGAAGGCATGCCGGCCGACGTCGTTATCGTTGACCGGGACCTGCGTCTTGAGGGAGTGCTGCGGCGCGGCGAGTGGGTCACACCGCCGGGGTAG